The Pseudomonas alkylphenolica genomic sequence GACAACAGCCTGATTTTCGTCCTGGTGCATTCGGTGCTCTGGGCCCTGGCCCTGAACACCTATGCCGGGTTTCTCGGCGTGTCGGAAACCCTGCGCATGGCCGGGCGCAACTATGGTCTGCGCGGCTTGCGCCTGGTGCTGCACATCCTGATCCCGGCGGCGCTGCCGTCGATTCTCTCGGGTCTCAAGATCGGCTGGGCCTTCGCCTGGCGCACCCTGATTGCCGCGGAACTGGTGTTCGGTGCCACCAGTGGCAAAGGCGGGCTGGGCTGGTACATCTTCCAGAATCGCAATGAGCTGTACACCGACAAAGTCTTCGCCGGGCTGGCCGTGGTGATCCTGATCGGCCTACTGGTGGAAAGCCTGGTGTTCAACAACTTGGAGCGCATTACCGTGCGCCGCTGGGGTATGCAGCGCTGACCGGCTCAGGCGCTCTGGTACTGCGCTGCGGCGTTGCTCAGGGTTTCGGCGATCTGCTGGCGCAGGGCCAGGGGCTGTTCGACGATCAGGCTGTCGCCCTGGCTGAGTAACCACCAGCGCAGTTGCCAGCCGTTGCTCACCGTCGCACGCAGGCAGTGGCCGTGCTCCAGCTGGGTGACGTGCATGTCCGCCGACAGCGGGGTTTCACGTACCAGGCGCGCCAGGTTGTCGCTGACCCAGACCTGCAACTCGATCTTGTCGGTATCACCAAACTGCAGGGCATCGCTGCGCAGATAGGCCTGCAGGTCAAAGTCGCGCAGGCCTTCGCTGGCGTTGTTGAGCACGCGCAACTGGTGAAAACCGGCATTGGCCGCCCAGTGCCAGCCATAGGGAATGCTCTTGTCGTTGCGCTCCAACGGAAAAATCAGCGACAGCTCGTTCAAGTCGCGTTCAATAGTGCGTTTGCTGATGGTAAAGCCGGCGTCTTTCAGGCGAGCTACCAGCTCGGCGCTAGTGGTACCGGGTGAACGGCTGGGCAGTTGGCGCAATAACTCCCATTGACGGCTGAGCGTGGCGCGGGTCGTGGCGGAGGGCAAAGTGTGGCGTCCTTGTCTAGGCTTGCGGTTGTAGCATGTTCCTAGTGGAAAGATATGGCAATTGGCCATTTATCTATCGAATCAAGGATGAAGTAGTTGATTTGCCTCAACCGAATCGTTCGCGACAGGTTTTGTCGTGGCTTTGCGCAGAATCACGCCTCATTACTCCTGCCTTCGTTTCGGCGGGTTGTTCAATGAGGATGAACATGTCAGCTGCCAGCAATATTTTCCCACTGCTCGAGCGTCTGCTTCCCGAGCGCATCATTGCGGTGTCTGGCCGTTCCAGCCAACTGGAGCGGTTGTACGCCGGTGTGGGTATACCCAGCCAGCGGGCAGCTTTGGGTGAAAGCTTCATCCTGATCAGCCGTCTCGAGGAGGCCAGCGACCTGCAGGCGCTGTACAGCGATCTGCGGGCCCAGGCCCTGGATGGTAGTGTCGCGGCACTCAACGACCTGGGCTGGATCTGGCTCAACGGCAAGTACTGGCGCGCCGACCCGACGCTGGCCGGGCACCTGCTACGCATGGCGGCGTTGCAGGGCAGCGCGCCGGCCTGGTTCAACCTGGGCCAGCAGTATTATTTCGGCAAGGGTGTGGAGGTCGCCTATGCCAGTGCGGCCGAGTATTACCAGCAAGCCTTCGAGCGCGGTCTGGAACAGGCGGCCGCGGCCTTGGGCGATCTCTACGAAGAAGAAATCTGCGACAACGAAGTGCAGGAGTGGAAGGTCGACCTGCACATGGCCTACCACTGGTTCTTGCGCGGCGCCCAGCGCGGCGAGGCGCGCTGTCGTTTTGAAGTCGGCTACCGGCTGCTGCACGGGCAGACCGTGGCAGCCGACCAGAAGGCCGGCGTGTACTGGCTGGAACTGGCGGCCGTGGCCGGGGTGATGCAAGCCGCTGAAGAGCTGGCGGTGCACTTCAGTGTGTCGCAGAACGCGTTGCGCTACCTGTTCTGGCGTGACCAGGCCATCGCCATGGGCAGTTCGCTGGCCCTGACCATGAAGCTCGAAGATCAACTGCAACCCTGAGCATGGCGCTCGTCAGCCATGCTTGACGGCGGGGGCGATGATCGAAGAATATTGATAGTTAGCAAACTATGAATATAGCGATGACCCTCCCTTCATGACTCTCGATGCACTGCACCTGAACATCAGCAGCGGTATGGTGGTGGCCGGTCGGCACTGGCGGCGGATCTGCCAGGCGACCTTGGCCGGCTATGGTATTTCCGAAGCCTGTGCCATGCCGTTGCTGATGATCGTGCGCCTGGGCGACGGCGTGCACCAGGTGGCGGTGGCCCAGGCGGCCGGGCTGGAAAGCCCGTCGCTGGTGCGCCTGCTCGACCAGTTGTGCAACGCCGGGTTTGTCTGCCGCAGCGAAGACCCGGTGGACCGCCGGGCCAAAGCCTTGAGTCTGACCCACAGTGGCCGGGTACTGGCGGAAACCATCGAGGGCGAGCTGGTGCGTTTGCGCCGGGAGGTGCTGCAGGGCATCGATGAAGCCGACCTGCTGGCCACCCTGCGTGTACTGCGTGCCTTCGAACAGGCCGCGCAGCGCACCCCGGGAGTGTCTTCGTGAAGGACTTTTTCAGCTCCCTGCCGCCCGCGCGCGACTGGTTTTACGGCGTGCGCACCTTCGCGGCATCGATGATCGCCCTGTACATCGCCTTGCTCATGCAACTGCCACGGCCTTACTGGGCCATGGCCACGGTGTACATCGTCTCCAGCCCGTTTGTCGGCCCCACCAGCTCCAAGGCGCTGTACCGCGCCATGGGTACCTTGCTGGGCGCCGCTGGCGCGGTGTTCATGGTGCCGCTGCTGGTGCAGACGCCGGTGCTGCTGACCGTGGCCATTGCCCTGTGGACCGGCACCTTGCTGTTTCTCTCGCTGCACCTGCGCACTGCCAACAGCTATGCCCTGATGCTGGCGGGCTACACCTTGCCGATGATTGCCTTGCCGGTGGTCGACGATCCGCTGAGGGTGTTCGACATCGCCTCGTCGCGGGCCCAGGAAATCTGCCTGGGTATCGTCTGTGCCGCGGTGGTCGGGGCGATCTTCTGGCCGCGGCGCCTGACGCCGGTGCTGGTGGGGGCCACCGGCAACTGGTTCAACGAAGCGATCCGCTACAGCGACACCTTCCTCGCCCGCAGCGTCTCGGCCGAGAGCGTCGGCACTTCGCGAGCGGCGATGGTTGCCACCTTCAACTCGCTGGAGCTGATGATTGGCCAGCTGTCCCATGAAGGCGCGCGTCCGCAGACGGTGAAAAATGCCCGCGAACTGCGTGGCCGCATGATCCACCTGTTGCCGGTGGTCGATGCACTGGACGACGCCCTGGTGGCGCTCGAAGCGCGTGCGCCGGTCCAGGCCAGCCAGCTGCAACCGTTGCTGGAGCAGGCCCGTGAATGGTTGAAGAGTACCGCCAGCGACGCCGCGCCGCGCCGCTGGTCAACCCTGCGGGCACAACTCGAAGCGATGCAGCCCAGCGCCGCCGCCCTCGACGAGCGCGCCGCGTTGCTGTTGTCCAACGCGCTCTACCGCCTGGCCGAGTGGGTCGATCTGTGGCAGGACTGCTGCAGCCTGCAACACGCCATCCGCAATGAAGACCTGTCGCCCTGGCGCGCGGTGTACCGGCATTGGCGCCTGGGCCGGTTGACGCCGTTCTTCGACCGTGGCCTGATGCTCTACTCGGTATTCTCCACCGTGACCGCCATCATCGCCGCCACCACCCTGTGGATCCTCTCGGGCTGGAACGACGGCGGTAGCGCGGTGATTCTGGCCGCTGTGGCCTGCAGCTTCTTTGCCGCGATGGACGATCCGGCGCCGCAGATTTACCGCTTCTTTTTCTGGACAGCGGTGTCGGTGGTGTTCGCCAGCCTCTATCTGTTTCTGGTGCTGCCCAACCTGCACGACTTCCCGATGCTGGTGCTGGCCTTTGCCGTGCCCTTCATCTGTGTCGGCACCCTGACGGTACAGCCACAGTTCTACCTGGGCACCTTGCTGACCATCGTCAACACCGCCTCGTTCATCAGTATCCAGGGCGCCTACGACGCTAACTTCCTGACCTTCATCAACTCCAACCTGGCCGGGCCGGTGGGGCTGTTGTTCGCCTTCATCTGGACCCTGGTGATGCGTCCGTTCGGCGTCGAGCTGGCGGCCAAGCGCCTGACGCGTTTCAGCTGGCATGACATCGTCGGCATGACCCGGCCTGCGACCCTGGCCGAACACCGGCGCCTCGGCGTGCAGATGCTCGACCGCCTGATGCAGCACCTGCCGCGCCTGAACCAGACCGGCCAGGACACCGGCAGCGCCTTGCGCGATCTGCGCGTGGGCCTGAACCTGCTCGACTTGCTGGCCTATATGCCACGGGTCGGCGCGCTGCCACGCCAGCGCCTGGAGCGGGTGGTGGAGGAGGTCGGTGAGCACTTTCAGGCCTGCCTCGACGCCCGTCGTCGCCTGCATGCCCCCGAAGTACTGCTGCAGAGCATGGAGCGCGCGCGCCGTGCCCTGAACCTCAATGACCTGGCGGATAGCGCCGACGCCCGCGTGCACCTGCTGCATGCCTTGAGCGGTTTGCGCCTGGCGCTGCTGCCAGGTGTCGAGGTGGTGCTGGAACCCTCTGACGACCAGCCGCAACTGCCTTACGGCATCGATGGAGCGCCCCTGTGATCGGTGAACTGGATATCAGCGGGGTGTTCCTGCCCACGCTGCTGGTGATGATGGTCCTCACCTACCTGTTGTTTCTCGGGGTGCACGCCGTGCTTACCCGTGTGCATTTCTACCGTCTGGTCTGGCACCGGGCGTTGTTCAACGTTGCGCTTTACGCCGTGCTGCTCGGCACGGTCGACCACTTTTGCCGAAACCTGATGCTGCCATGAAAAAACCCTTATTGACCCTGGGCCGCGTGGTCCTGACCCTGCTGGTAGTGACGCTGGCGACCGTACTGGTCTGGCAGATGGTCATGTATTACATGTTCGCCCCCTGGACGCGGGACGGGCATATCCGTGCCGACGTGATCCAGATCGCCCCGGACGTGTCCGGGTTGATCCAGCAGGTCGAAGTCCGTGACAACCAGGTGATCAAGCGTGGCGACGTGCTGTTCACTATCGACCAGGACCGTTTCAAGCTGGCGCTGCGCCACGCCCAGGCGACCCTGGCCGAGCGCAAGGAAACCCTGGCCCAGGCTCAGCGTGAGGCACGGCGTAACCGTGGCCTGGGCAACCTGGTGGCGCAAGAGCAACTGGAAGAGAGCCAGTCCCGCGAGGCCCGCGCGCAATCGGCGCTGGCCGAAGCCCAGGTCGCGGTGGACGCTGCTCAACTCAACCTCGACCGCTCGGTGGTGCGCAGCCCGGTGGATGGCTACCTCAACGACCGCGCACCGCGTGCCCACGAGTTTGTCAGCGCCGGCAAGCCGGTGCTGGCGGTGGTCGACAGCGCGTCCTACCACGTCGATGGCTATTTCGAAGAAACCAAGCTCGGTGGTATCCACATCGGCCAGGCTGTGGATATCCGCGTGATGGGCGACAACGCCCGCCTGCGCGGGCATGTACAAAGCTTTGCGGCGGGTATCGAAGACCGTGACCGCACCAGCGGTGCCAACCTGCTGCCCAACGTCAACCCGGCCTTCAGCTGGGTGCGTCTGGCCCAGCGGATTCCGGTGCGGATCGCCTTCGATGAAGTGCCGGCGGACTTTCGCATGATCGCCGGGCGTACCGCGACCGTGTCGATCATTGACGGTAACGGCCAATGAAACGCCTGTCGCTGGTTGGTGTGAGTCTGCTGCTGTCGGCCTGCCAGATGGTTGGGCCGGATTACTCACTGCCCAAGGAGGCCGCGATGCAGCGCGCCGATCTGCAGGGTGAGTTGCGTCAGGATGCCAGCAGTGTGGTGTCTGCGCCGGTGCCGCAGAACTGGTGGCATCTGTATCACGATCAGCGTCTGAACACGCTGGTCAGCCAGGCCCTGGCGGCCAACACCGAATTGCGCATTGCGGCGGCCAATATCGCCCGCGCGCGTGCTCAGGTCGAAGAAGCTCAAGCCCAAGGCGGATTCAACGGCGGGGTGAAACTGGGAGCGCAACGCTTGCAGGAGTCCGGTGAAGCCTTCCTGCTGCCGGAGAAGGTACCGGTGGCGAACATCGGCGAAGCCATCATCAGCGCGTCCTACCAGTTCGACCTCTGGGGCACCCTCAAGCGTGGCGTCGAAGCGGCCCAGGCCAATGCCGACGCGACCCAGGCCGCTGCCGATACCGCACGCATTACCCTGGTGGCCGACGTGGTGCGCGCCTACACCCAGGTCTGCGCGGCCAACGAGGAGTATCACATCGCGCGTGAGTCGCTGGATCTGCAGGAGCAGAGCGTGAATCTGGTCCAGCGTCTGCGCGACGCCGGGCGTGGCGACGAAACCCAGGTGACCCGTTCACAGACCCAGTTCAAGTCGCTGCGTGCCGAGCTGCCGCGCTACCAGGCTGCACGCGAGGCGGGCTTGTATACCCTGTCGATGCTGCTGGCCAAACCGGTTGCGCAGTTGCCAGCCGGCACCGCTGATTGCGCCGAGTTGCCGCACATCGCCCAGGTGTTGCCGGTGGGCGATGGCGCCGCGCTGCTCAAGCGGCGTCCGGACATCCGTCAGGCTGAGCGCAGCCTGGCGGCGGCCACGGCGACCATCGGCGTGGCTACCGGTCAGCTCTATCCGGACATCAGCATCGGTGCCCAGGTCGGCACCATCGGTATCCTGGAAAACCTCGGCGAACCGGCGACCAACCGCTGGGGCTTCGGCCCGGCGTTGACCTGGACCGTGCCAACCAATGGTTCGCGTGCACGCATCCGCGAGGCCGAGGCCTCGACCCAGGCGGCGCTGGCGCATTTCGACGGGGTGGTGCTCAACGCCATCCGCGAAACCCAGACCAGCCTGGCGCAGTACAGCGCGTTGCTGGAGCGGCGTGACGCCCTGGCGGATGCCGAGCGCTCGGCGCAGCAGGCGGCAGATCATACCCACCGTTTCTACCAGGCTGGGCGCGAGTCGTTCCTGGCTGATCTGCAGGCGACGCGGACCTATACCGATATGCGTGCGCAACTGGCCATGGCCAATACTCAGGTGGCGATGGGGCAGATCGGGCTATTCCTCGCCTTGGGTGGTGGCTGGTAGGTCACTGCCTGTGGGAGCGGGCTTGCCCCGCGATGCGATCTGACAGATACACCGCAATCGCGGGGCAAGCCCGCTCCCACCGAGTCCCCCCAAAGGCAATATCACTTATCCACAAACCCCCTGAGCATCTCGATCGGCAACGGAAACACGATCGTCGACGACTTGTCCCCGGCAATCGTGCCCAGGGTCTGCATATACCTCAGCTGCATGGCCCCCGACTGGCGCCCGAGCATTTCTGCCGCCTGCATCAGCTTTTCCGAGGCCTGCAGCTCCCCTTCGGCATGGATCACCTTGGCCCGCCGTTCGCGCTCGGCTTCGGCCTGGCGGGCAATGGCGCGGATCATCGATTCATTGAGATCGACATGCTTGATCTCGACGTTGGCCACCTTGATGCCCCAGGCATCGGTTTGCGCGTCCAGTACCTGGCGGATATCCAGGTTCAGGCGCTCACGTTCAGCCAGCAACTCATCCAGCTCATGCTTGCCGAGCACCGCGCGCAAGGTGGTCTGCGCCAGCTGGCTGGTGGCCATGAGAAAGTCTTCGACCTGGATGATCGCCTTCTGCGGGTCGAGCACGCGAAAGTACAGCACGGCATTGACCTTGACCGAGACGTTGTCACGGGTGATCACATCCTGCGGCGGCACATCGAGGACCACGGTGCGCAGGTCGACCCGGACCATTTGCTGGACTCCGGGAATCAGTAGCACCAACCCCGGCCCCTTGACCCGCCAGAAACGCCCTAGCTGGAACACCACGCCCCGTTCGTACTCACGCAGTATGCGAAACGCCGACAGTAGCAGCACGGCAGCAAATGCCAGCAACGCACCAATGCCTAGTTCGAAAAACATCTTCAGTCTCCTTGCGCCACAGCGTCTGCTGCGGCGCTGACGTCCAGAAGTACGCCCTTGCGTGAGATCACCCGGACGTGTTGCCCCACCTGCAGCGGCGTCTGGCTGTAGGCCTGCCACTGTTCACCCTGCACCTGCACCGAGCCGATGTACGGATCGCTGTCATTGACCGCCATCACCGTGGCCAGGCTGCCGACCAGCCCGGCATCGCCACTGACCAGCGCGCGCTTGCGCGCTTTCATGGCCATGCCCAGCACGCCACCGAGCAGCAGTGCCGAGAACAGCGCCAGGAACAGGATCAGCGGCAGCGGAATGCCGAAGCCGGGCACATCGGTGTCCATCAGGATCACCGCGCCCACCACAAAGGCGACGATGCCGCCAAAACCGACCACACCAAAGCTGGGCATGAATGCCTCGGCAATCATGAAGGCCACGCCGAGCAGAATCAGCGCCGCCCCGGCGTAACTCACCGGTAGCAGCTGTAGGGCATACAGGGCCAGCAACAGACAGATGCCGCCGATCACGCCGCCGACCCCGGAGCCTGGGCTCATGAACTCGAACATCAGGCCGTAGACGCCAATCATGATCAGGATCAGCGCGACACTGGGGTTGGTGATCACCGCCAGCAAGCGCGTGCGCCAGTCTGGCTGGCGCTCGGTCAGCGGCGCGGCGGCAGTCTGTAATTGCACGGTTTTCCCGGCGACTTCGAGGGACTTACCGTCGAGCTGGCGTAACAAGTCGGGCAGATCGTTGGCAATCTGGTCGATCACCTTCAGGCGCAGGGCTTCGCTGGCGGGCAGGCTGACCGCTTCACGCACGGCCTGCTCGGCCCAGTCGGCATTGCGCCCGCGCA encodes the following:
- a CDS encoding WYL domain-containing protein: MPSATTRATLSRQWELLRQLPSRSPGTTSAELVARLKDAGFTISKRTIERDLNELSLIFPLERNDKSIPYGWHWAANAGFHQLRVLNNASEGLRDFDLQAYLRSDALQFGDTDKIELQVWVSDNLARLVRETPLSADMHVTQLEHGHCLRATVSNGWQLRWWLLSQGDSLIVEQPLALRQQIAETLSNAAAQYQSA
- a CDS encoding tetratricopeptide repeat protein, which encodes MSAASNIFPLLERLLPERIIAVSGRSSQLERLYAGVGIPSQRAALGESFILISRLEEASDLQALYSDLRAQALDGSVAALNDLGWIWLNGKYWRADPTLAGHLLRMAALQGSAPAWFNLGQQYYFGKGVEVAYASAAEYYQQAFERGLEQAAAALGDLYEEEICDNEVQEWKVDLHMAYHWFLRGAQRGEARCRFEVGYRLLHGQTVAADQKAGVYWLELAAVAGVMQAAEELAVHFSVSQNALRYLFWRDQAIAMGSSLALTMKLEDQLQP
- a CDS encoding MarR family winged helix-turn-helix transcriptional regulator, which produces MTLDALHLNISSGMVVAGRHWRRICQATLAGYGISEACAMPLLMIVRLGDGVHQVAVAQAAGLESPSLVRLLDQLCNAGFVCRSEDPVDRRAKALSLTHSGRVLAETIEGELVRLRREVLQGIDEADLLATLRVLRAFEQAAQRTPGVSS
- a CDS encoding FUSC family protein, with translation MKDFFSSLPPARDWFYGVRTFAASMIALYIALLMQLPRPYWAMATVYIVSSPFVGPTSSKALYRAMGTLLGAAGAVFMVPLLVQTPVLLTVAIALWTGTLLFLSLHLRTANSYALMLAGYTLPMIALPVVDDPLRVFDIASSRAQEICLGIVCAAVVGAIFWPRRLTPVLVGATGNWFNEAIRYSDTFLARSVSAESVGTSRAAMVATFNSLELMIGQLSHEGARPQTVKNARELRGRMIHLLPVVDALDDALVALEARAPVQASQLQPLLEQAREWLKSTASDAAPRRWSTLRAQLEAMQPSAAALDERAALLLSNALYRLAEWVDLWQDCCSLQHAIRNEDLSPWRAVYRHWRLGRLTPFFDRGLMLYSVFSTVTAIIAATTLWILSGWNDGGSAVILAAVACSFFAAMDDPAPQIYRFFFWTAVSVVFASLYLFLVLPNLHDFPMLVLAFAVPFICVGTLTVQPQFYLGTLLTIVNTASFISIQGAYDANFLTFINSNLAGPVGLLFAFIWTLVMRPFGVELAAKRLTRFSWHDIVGMTRPATLAEHRRLGVQMLDRLMQHLPRLNQTGQDTGSALRDLRVGLNLLDLLAYMPRVGALPRQRLERVVEEVGEHFQACLDARRRLHAPEVLLQSMERARRALNLNDLADSADARVHLLHALSGLRLALLPGVEVVLEPSDDQPQLPYGIDGAPL
- a CDS encoding DUF1656 domain-containing protein, which encodes MIGELDISGVFLPTLLVMMVLTYLLFLGVHAVLTRVHFYRLVWHRALFNVALYAVLLGTVDHFCRNLMLP
- a CDS encoding efflux RND transporter periplasmic adaptor subunit is translated as MKKPLLTLGRVVLTLLVVTLATVLVWQMVMYYMFAPWTRDGHIRADVIQIAPDVSGLIQQVEVRDNQVIKRGDVLFTIDQDRFKLALRHAQATLAERKETLAQAQREARRNRGLGNLVAQEQLEESQSREARAQSALAEAQVAVDAAQLNLDRSVVRSPVDGYLNDRAPRAHEFVSAGKPVLAVVDSASYHVDGYFEETKLGGIHIGQAVDIRVMGDNARLRGHVQSFAAGIEDRDRTSGANLLPNVNPAFSWVRLAQRIPVRIAFDEVPADFRMIAGRTATVSIIDGNGQ
- a CDS encoding efflux transporter outer membrane subunit yields the protein MKRLSLVGVSLLLSACQMVGPDYSLPKEAAMQRADLQGELRQDASSVVSAPVPQNWWHLYHDQRLNTLVSQALAANTELRIAAANIARARAQVEEAQAQGGFNGGVKLGAQRLQESGEAFLLPEKVPVANIGEAIISASYQFDLWGTLKRGVEAAQANADATQAAADTARITLVADVVRAYTQVCAANEEYHIARESLDLQEQSVNLVQRLRDAGRGDETQVTRSQTQFKSLRAELPRYQAAREAGLYTLSMLLAKPVAQLPAGTADCAELPHIAQVLPVGDGAALLKRRPDIRQAERSLAAATATIGVATGQLYPDISIGAQVGTIGILENLGEPATNRWGFGPALTWTVPTNGSRARIREAEASTQAALAHFDGVVLNAIRETQTSLAQYSALLERRDALADAERSAQQAADHTHRFYQAGRESFLADLQATRTYTDMRAQLAMANTQVAMGQIGLFLALGGGW
- a CDS encoding slipin family protein, producing the protein MFFELGIGALLAFAAVLLLSAFRILREYERGVVFQLGRFWRVKGPGLVLLIPGVQQMVRVDLRTVVLDVPPQDVITRDNVSVKVNAVLYFRVLDPQKAIIQVEDFLMATSQLAQTTLRAVLGKHELDELLAERERLNLDIRQVLDAQTDAWGIKVANVEIKHVDLNESMIRAIARQAEAERERRAKVIHAEGELQASEKLMQAAEMLGRQSGAMQLRYMQTLGTIAGDKSSTIVFPLPIEMLRGFVDK
- a CDS encoding NfeD family protein, whose protein sequence is MIARWCRHLLLLLLLGTLPGGQAAPGQSVLVLSINDAIGPASADYLIRGLHQAETDQAQLVVIRLDTPGGLDSSMREIIKAILASPVPVASFVAPSGARAASAGTYILYASHVAAMAPGTNLGAATPVQIGGLPGTPKDPGAPPAAPTGDKQPAPSEQDTLTRKQVNDAAAYIRSLAQMRGRNADWAEQAVREAVSLPASEALRLKVIDQIANDLPDLLRQLDGKSLEVAGKTVQLQTAAAPLTERQPDWRTRLLAVITNPSVALILIMIGVYGLMFEFMSPGSGVGGVIGGICLLLALYALQLLPVSYAGAALILLGVAFMIAEAFMPSFGVVGFGGIVAFVVGAVILMDTDVPGFGIPLPLILFLALFSALLLGGVLGMAMKARKRALVSGDAGLVGSLATVMAVNDSDPYIGSVQVQGEQWQAYSQTPLQVGQHVRVISRKGVLLDVSAAADAVAQGD